In Calypte anna isolate BGI_N300 chromosome 28, bCalAnn1_v1.p, whole genome shotgun sequence, a single window of DNA contains:
- the RAX2 gene encoding retina and anterior neural fold homeobox protein 2, which yields MFLNKCEGNLGELRKLGDSEDTPVATPEEEQPKKKHRRNRTTFTTYQLHELERAFEKSHYPDVYSREELAMKVNLPEVRVQVWFQNRRAKWRRQEKMEASSMKLHDTPVLSFNRPPMTPNVGPMSNSLPLDPWLTSPISGATTVHSIPGFMGAPQALQPPYGGHSFLNTPPPMGQGMQPMAPAPYQCGTTFVDKYPLEEVDQRSSSIASLRMKAKEHIQTIDKTWQPI from the exons ATGTTCCTGAATAAGTGCGAGGGGAACCTGGGGGAGCTGCGGAAGCTGGGGGACAGCGAGGACACCCCGGTGGCCACCCCCGAGGAGGAGCAGCCCAAGAAGAAGCACCGGAGGAACCGCACCACCTTCACCACCTACCAACTGCACGAGCTGGAGCGAGCCTTCGAGAAGTCCCACTACCCTGATGTCTACAGCCGTGAGGAGCTGGCCATGAAGGTCAACCTGCCGGAGGTCCGCGTGCAG GTCTGGTTCCAGAACCGACGAGCTAAGTGGAGGCGGCAGGAGAAGATGGAAGCCAGCTCCATGAAGCTCCACGACACCCCCGTGCTCTCTTTCAACCGGCCCCCCATGACACCCAACGTGGGCCCCATGAGCAACTCCCTCCCGCTTGACCCGTGGCTGACGTCCCCCATCTCCGGTGCCACCACGGtccacagcatccctggctTCATGGGAGCCCCCcaggccctgcagcccccctaTGGTGGGCACTCCTTCCTCAACACTCCTCCACCAATGGGGCAGGGCATGCAGCCCATGGCCCCCGCACCCTACCAGTGTGGCACCACCTTTGTGGACAAGTATCCACTGGAGGAGGTGGACCAGAGGAGCTCCAGCATTGCCTCCCTCCGCATGAAGGCCAAGGAGCACATTCAGACCATCGACAAGACCTGGCAGCCCATTTGA